One Chloroflexota bacterium genomic window, CCTGGGCCAGGGCCCCCGGCCCCGCCATGAGCACCAGGGGGAGGTCCCCCTGCCCGTCCACCGCTTCCAGGGCCCTGGCAAGGGCTGATGGGTCCCCGGAGGCGTTTTCCAGGGCCAGGCCGTCCAGGCCCAGCTTCATCCCCACCCTTTCCACCTGGTAGGAGGCTATCTCCTGGGCCCTTCTCTTCAGCTCCTCTACGGGGGTGGTGTCCTTAAGCCGCACAACAATTCCGGGGGGGTGGTAGAAGGTCTTCTCGTGGCGGAACATCACCACCTCGTTGCCCACCTCTATCTTCCTCTTGTCGGCGCCGATGGTCACCAGGTGGATGGGAGGGCGGGCGGCGGCCTCCAGAGCGGCCCGGGCCTCTGGTGAGAGGTATGGGCACTGGGTGATGGGCACCGCCTTCTGGGCCACCTTCATGGCGAAGGCCAGACAGGTGGGGAAGCTGCATTCCTTGCAGTTGGTCTTGGGCAGGTGTTTGTAGATCTCTATCCCGGTGAGGGGCATTTTTCCCTCCTATTTACCCGAGAGGGCCTGGATGGCCCTCTTCACCTTTTCCACTGAACGGGGGTGGCGCAGGACCACAATATCCGAGCCGGCGTGGAGCAACCCGATGGCGGTTATCTCCTCCCAGAGGAGGGCCCGCTCCTCCCACTCCCCCCAGGAAGGGGGCATCCCCCCGGCGGCCCTGGACTCCTTCTGCCGCCAGGTCTCCTCTCCCACGGTGTTGAACATGGGCATGGCTGTCATCTTGTCCCCCGTGAGCCCGGCCAATCTCAGGCGCTCCATAACCGAATAGCTGTATTCCAGGCCGTAGCCCAGGGCACCGGTGGAGGGGTCAACAAGTACCTGGTCGGGGGAAAGGCCCAGGTCCAGGAGGAGGATGTTGAGCTGTTTGGCCAGGTTTATCTCAATAGGGGTCTTGGCGATAGCCACATGGCCATCAGCCAGACAGGCGGCGGCGATGGTGCGGTAGTTCTTCTCCACGCAGGGGCCGAGGGCCACCCGCTGCCCCCGGGCTACCTCCGAGGCTGCCACCAGGACCTCGTTGTCCTTGGCCGGCACCTCGGGGCCCAGGATGATGAGGGGGAGGTCCACCGCCCCCAGCACCGTCTCCACCACCCGGCGGGCCTGGTCGGCCCCGGTATCCCCTTCTTCGGGATGGGCGCTGGCCAGGCGGAGGCAGATAATCTCGGCCCCGAACTGGGTGGCTTTTTTTGCCCAGGCGCCCGGGTCTTTGAGGGCATCACCCCAGGCCCCCGAGAGAGGGGCGGGCCAGTCCCTGGGTTCCCTGTCCCGGACCTCTATGGCTACCACCGGGGGGTGAGGGAGGGCCCCCTCAAAGCGGAGGAAGGGGAGGGTGGTCTCCCCGCCCACCACCACCTCCCTCCGGCCATTGCCTCCCAGTCTCACCTCATGGACCTGGCCCACCCACTTCTCTACGGGCACCTCTGCCACGACTGCCATCCTTCTCCTTTCAGGCCACAAAATCTCCCCTCACCTGGCGGGCGAGGGGAGGCATTTCTCTAGAGGATAGGGGGCAGGGTCAGGGCGGGGTGGCCCACCTTCTCCAGGAAGGGGACGAGCTCCTCAACGGTGGTGACGCCAGTGCCATCGGCTATCTTGTCCATGAGGTCCGGGACGCCCTCCCGCTCACACACCTGCTGGAGCTCTTCCGCCATCTCCTCCTTCAGGTTCTTGCTCATCCACACCACCCTCTTGATGCCCCCTTCTGCCTTGATGAACTTCTTGCTGGTGACGTAGAACTTGCCGTGCCCCATCATGCCCGGGGTCTGGAGCCCCCCGCCCACCAGGCCCATCAAGGTGGTGAATGTCATGCCCAGGGGGGTCATGCCGTAGTCGTCCCGGGACACAATCATCACCCCGTTGGCCTCGGGCAGCAGCGCCATGACGCACTCGCAGCAGCCGCAGGTGGTCATGGGGGCATCCATCAGGGAATAGACGGTGAAGCGGTTCACATTGTTGTGGGAGCACTCATAGATGAAACTGTTGACCCCCTCCCACTCTCCCTTTTCCGCGTCAATGACCTTTTTCTTGGGGATGGGCTGGTTGGAGCCCCTGGGGTTTATCTCATAGGCGGCCCGGCAGTCCAGCCAGTTGTAGGCCCCGCACAGCCCCACTCGCTCCGGGTTAATGACGCAGACATGGTTGGGGGCGAAGGACTGGCACAGGGTGCAGCTGTAGTAAGTGTCCACCGCCTCATCGGTGAGGCCGGCGGTGCGCACATTGCGCTCCTGGTAGACCTGGCGGGCCTTCTCCAGAAGCTCCCGCACCTTGCTTTCCTCTGTGTAGAGGGTTATCTGCACCTTGTCCACGATGGCCCCGAACTGGTTGTGGAAGTTGGTGTGGAGTATATCTCCCAGGTGTTTTATCCTGAAGCCCTTGGCCACGGAAGGCTTGGCGAAACGGATCCAGGCGATGTCCCTCTGGCCCATGTGCTGGATGCCCTCGGCCCCGTTGATGAAATGGTGTATCTGGCGCTCCAGGACGGGCTCAAAGTCCTTGTTCATCTTCCTGCCCGCTACCTCCACCAATATCCCCAGGGGGACCTTGCCCGGTGGCAGGGTATCTATATCCGGGCCCACCACTGTAATCTTCCCGTCCTCCACCTCATCCATGCCCCTCATGGTGAGCCATTCAAAGCAGACCCCGCCCTTGCCCCCAAACTCGTGGGAAAGGTTCTCCTTCCTCACCACCTCCCCCTCAAAGGCCGGGCCGTAGGCCACAGGGATGGGGACCTTGGCAATCTTTACCTTGATGCCCCGCACCTCAATGCAACGCTGCACCAGCCTCTCCGCCCTCTCCATGTCATCCTTCCCGGGGATGTCGTCAAAGGGCAGGCTTACCACGTGCTCATACCTCGTAATCCCCACCGGCAAGATATTGGGGATGGCGGTGTCAGCGATGACGGGGAAGCCATAGTTGATGGCCCCGGCAGCGGTGGCGTATTTGAGTTCGTCCACCGGCCCCAGGGCCAGAGCGAAGGCGAAGCAGCGGAACTTGTTGTAGAGCAGTATCTGGCGGAAGTCCCCGGGCTTCACACCGCCAAAGCTGATGGCCGCCCGGCTGGCGTAGCCCAGGGCGTAGACAGCCGAGATGGTGTCGGTGCCAAAGGGGACCGTGAAGGTGTCATACCCCAGGTCCACCCCCGACTCCAGGAGCTGGTCCACAATGGAGCGGCCCTTGTTATTGCCCGAAAGGAATATGAGCTGGCCTTTGGACTGGAGCTCCCGCACGATCTTCACCGCCACTTCGTTGCTCTTGGCGGCCCCCACGATGGCGGCAAACCCGGGCATGCGTCCGTCCACCATCTGGATGCCCCAGGCCCTCATCTGCACATCGTCAATGGGGCCGTTGAAGCGGAAGCCGTTCCTCGTCTCCGGCTGCTCACCCCGGGCAAACCTCAGGCCCTCGATAATTTCCTCGGCAAAGAGGGTGGCCATCCCGGCGTCCAGGGTCTCTCCCAGGTAGGGAAGCCACACATTGTCCCGGGGCACGTCCGGGAGCAGGCTCTTGGCGAGGTCCAGGGGGACCTTCAGGTCCGAGAGCTTGGATACCTTGTGGCCGGTCATCGTGTAGATGGTAGGGAGAAAATAGGCCGTGTTGGGGAAAGCTATGGCGACATCGCGGCCCAGTTTGACCTCTGTTTCCTTGAGGAGCCTCTCGGCTTCCTTGACCACGCCGTGGGCCCCCTTGATAGCCTGGGTAGCTATAAAGCGAGACATCTGGTCCTCTCCTTTTTCTGGGACTAATACCTGCGGAAATCGCCAGTCATCTTGGCATCTACGGGGTCGGTAGCAGTCATCCGCTCCGCCCGGGGAAAGCCGCCCTCAGCCTTCTCCCCCGGGGTCACCTCCGCCCGGAGGAGCAGTCGGCGGACCTCTCCCTCCTTTTTCTGGGACTGGACAGTGAGCAGCACCCCTCCCAGCTTCAGCCCCATCTCGTAGTAGCCCAAGACATCCTGGGGCAACTCCAGAGTCTTCAGAGGGGCCTCCTCATTCTGGGCCAGGGGGCCTAAGGCTATCATCTCCCCCACCCCGGCGAGCTGCCGGCGGGCGGGGTCCTTCCCCATTTTCCCGGCCAGTTCCAGGCCGACATCGCCCTTTACCAGGATGCCGATCTCCTCGGACTTGAAACCCTTCGCCAGCAGGTCTGCTACTGCCCTTGCGGCGTGGCCGGGGTCCCGGAAGAGCTTAACTATCGCCTTAGACATATCCCCCCCTCCTTGTTCAAATCAGGGTATTTTAGCACCTCTCCCTTCAGGGCGTCAACCGCCCTGAAGGCTCCTGACCTTTTGGCCCAGGGCCAATAGCGTTTCTGTTGGAGATGGGGCAGAGTCGAACTCACACCGAAACGCGACCTCGCCGTAGTCCTGATCTTGTCCAGGGAAGCGACTCGACGCCTGCAGCAACAGCACCCGCTGTCCAGGCATTGGAGCAAAACGGGATACTCGGTTACGTTCAAATCCCCTTGATGGGGCAAGACATCGGCATATGGAACCAATTGCTTCTTGACAAATGCGCCTATTTTCGCTAAAGTTTAGGGGAGCCTAAGTGTTAGGCAACCCTAACCGGAGGGGTGATTGACATGAGCGCTAGTACTGAAGAATATCTGGAGGCCTTGTACACGCTAACCCAGGGTAACAAGGCTGCGACGACCTCTCAAATATCTAAACGCATGAAGATCGCACCGGCGAGCGTAACCGAGATGCTAAGAAAGCTGGCTGATACTGGATTCGTAAATTACTCACCCTATCAGGGAGTCACTCTTACCGCGAAGGGTTTCGAGATAGCTGAGAAAATGGTGAGGAAACACAGGCTCCTGGAACGCTTTCTGCATGATGTTCTTAGAATCGGGGATGACCGGGTCCACAAGCAGGCGTGTGACATGGAGCACGTGTTGTCCGATGAAGCTGAACGAGCTCTTTGCCAGACCCTAAAATCG contains:
- a CDS encoding acetyl-CoA decarbonylase/synthase complex subunit delta — its product is MAVVAEVPVEKWVGQVHEVRLGGNGRREVVVGGETTLPFLRFEGALPHPPVVAIEVRDREPRDWPAPLSGAWGDALKDPGAWAKKATQFGAEIICLRLASAHPEEGDTGADQARRVVETVLGAVDLPLIILGPEVPAKDNEVLVAASEVARGQRVALGPCVEKNYRTIAAACLADGHVAIAKTPIEINLAKQLNILLLDLGLSPDQVLVDPSTGALGYGLEYSYSVMERLRLAGLTGDKMTAMPMFNTVGEETWRQKESRAAGGMPPSWGEWEERALLWEEITAIGLLHAGSDIVVLRHPRSVEKVKRAIQALSGK
- the cdhC gene encoding CO dehydrogenase/CO-methylating acetyl-CoA synthase complex subunit beta, whose amino-acid sequence is MSRFIATQAIKGAHGVVKEAERLLKETEVKLGRDVAIAFPNTAYFLPTIYTMTGHKVSKLSDLKVPLDLAKSLLPDVPRDNVWLPYLGETLDAGMATLFAEEIIEGLRFARGEQPETRNGFRFNGPIDDVQMRAWGIQMVDGRMPGFAAIVGAAKSNEVAVKIVRELQSKGQLIFLSGNNKGRSIVDQLLESGVDLGYDTFTVPFGTDTISAVYALGYASRAAISFGGVKPGDFRQILLYNKFRCFAFALALGPVDELKYATAAGAINYGFPVIADTAIPNILPVGITRYEHVVSLPFDDIPGKDDMERAERLVQRCIEVRGIKVKIAKVPIPVAYGPAFEGEVVRKENLSHEFGGKGGVCFEWLTMRGMDEVEDGKITVVGPDIDTLPPGKVPLGILVEVAGRKMNKDFEPVLERQIHHFINGAEGIQHMGQRDIAWIRFAKPSVAKGFRIKHLGDILHTNFHNQFGAIVDKVQITLYTEESKVRELLEKARQVYQERNVRTAGLTDEAVDTYYSCTLCQSFAPNHVCVINPERVGLCGAYNWLDCRAAYEINPRGSNQPIPKKKVIDAEKGEWEGVNSFIYECSHNNVNRFTVYSLMDAPMTTCGCCECVMALLPEANGVMIVSRDDYGMTPLGMTFTTLMGLVGGGLQTPGMMGHGKFYVTSKKFIKAEGGIKRVVWMSKNLKEEMAEELQQVCEREGVPDLMDKIADGTGVTTVEELVPFLEKVGHPALTLPPIL
- a CDS encoding general stress protein, producing MSKAIVKLFRDPGHAARAVADLLAKGFKSEEIGILVKGDVGLELAGKMGKDPARRQLAGVGEMIALGPLAQNEEAPLKTLELPQDVLGYYEMGLKLGGVLLTVQSQKKEGEVRRLLLRAEVTPGEKAEGGFPRAERMTATDPVDAKMTGDFRRY